In Hermetia illucens chromosome 1, iHerIll2.2.curated.20191125, whole genome shotgun sequence, one genomic interval encodes:
- the LOC119646707 gene encoding uncharacterized protein LOC119646707, which produces MVSDQHFEKLVNNGRKQITSVTFFIFLFAGHVFSIKNDLFRQILDNTPMFALLASNDYQSKAKSVELFQLASVTIQIPRISISSKTCGPLRPHVNKNLISFVIIGNEDVNSILETVKIALKGLHEARVVFVVISEISSELLQKIVSWCWIHRMINVLILTEKPSNRTLDYEIFSFNPFPSLTIQKIPNNSPFKVLFPDKVEDLKGFPIRTVQKYDHPRSFKYISRKGHEKIGGYLWKAMTTWISHHNGKLEIVDRNTSDVFNRMQVMKYLQTGQIDLVPHFLSVDTEQTQNITSSNYIFFAKSCLIVPQSSQLFPGMYLFLPFHLDVWYVIIFATFYISLVESICIFIVHGKFDLMESFCNVILGISYQASNQKYFKYRPYLVVHVQLMILGFILTNLYLALLSSFLTATVYEAQADTYEDIDKSGVKVMIEKDVIGFFLNTKIPLKWKHVFYGTDRKTYTESLRNINPKYGYFLTIDKFLVIDSFQKPLKRPIFHLTSIELGGSWAGLTVRDDLVFLDSLNRFVTRTFDIGLREKWLKDILPESIEAVLIVTNVKVSIVTKNKEVDASG; this is translated from the exons ATGGTTTCTGATCAACATTTCGAGAAACTCGTCAATAATGGAAGAAAGCAGATTACATCAGTTACGTTTTTTATCTTTCTCTTTGCCGGACATGTCTTCAGTATCAAAAACGACTTATTCCGACAAATCCTGGATAATACACCAATGTTTGCCTTACTTGCGTCAAATGATTATCAATCTAAAGCCAAAAGTGTCGAACTGTTTCAACTTGCATCAGTAACGATCCAGATACCAAGGATTTCTATCTCATCCAAGACTTGCGGTCCATTGCGTCCgcatgtaaataaaaatttgataTCTTTTGTAATTATAGGAAATGAAGATGTGAATAGTATATTGGAAACTGTGAAAATCGCCTTGAAAGGTCTGCATGAGGCTCGCGTAGTATTTGTTGTCATATCTGAAATATCAAGTGAATTGCTACAGAAAATAGTCTCCTGGTGTTGGATTCATCGAATGATAAATGTTCTGATATTAACGGAAAAACCATCAAATCGAACACTTGattatgaaatattttcatttaatccTTTCCCATCACTAACTATTCAAAAAATTCCAAACAATTCTCCCTTTAAAGTTCTCTTTCCGGATAAAGTTGAAGATCTAAAAGGATTTCCTATTCGTACAGTGCAAAAGTACGATCATCCTCGTTCCTTCAAATACATCAGTAGGAAGGGACACGAAAAGATCGGAGGATACTTATGGAAAGCAATGACCACATGGATTTCCCACCACAATGGAAAACTTGAAATTGTGGATCGAAATACTTCTGATGTCTTCAACCGGATGCAAGTGATGAAATACTTGCAAACGGGTCAAATTGATTTGGTCCCGCATTTTCTATCAGTAGACACAGAACAGACACAGAATATTACAAGCAGTAATTATATCTTTTTCGCAAAAAGTTGCCTTATTGTTCCACAAAGTTCACAACTTTTTCCTGGAATGTATCTTTTCTTGCCGTTCCATCTAGATGTTTGGTATGTGATAATTTTCGCTACATTTTACATTTCACTTGTTGAGTCCATCTGTATATTCATAGTACATGGAAAATTTGACCTAATGGAGTCCTTTTgtaatgttatccttggaatttCATATCAGGCTTCCAATCAGAAGTATTTTAAGTACCGCCCCTACCTCGTCGTTCACGTCCAGTTGATGATCTTGGGTTTTATCCTGACAAATCTCTATCTAGCACTTCTATCAAGTTTTCTTACTGCAACAGTCTATGAGGCACAGGCGGACACTTATGAGGATATTGATAAATCTGGAGTAAAGGTAATGATCGAAAAGGATGTAATCGGCTTCTTTTTGAATACGAAAATTCCTCTGAAATGGAAACATGTCTTTTATGGAACAGATAGAAAAACATATACAGAAAGTTTGCGTAACATCAATCCTAAATATGGATATTTCCTCACTATCGATAAGTTTCTGGTAATAGATTCTTTTCAAAAGCCTTTGAAGAGACCAATATTCCATCTAACTAGCATTGAGCTCGGAGGCAGTTGGGCAGGATTGACAGTTCGAGATGATTTGGTGTTTCTAGATTCTTTGAACAGATTCGTTACAAGGACCTTCGACATTGGCCTACGCGAGAAATGGTTGAAAGATATTCTTCCGGAGAGCATTGAGGCTG TGTTAATTGTTACTAATGTTAAAGTGTCAATTGTTACTAAAAATAAAGaggtggacgcttcag GTTAG
- the LOC119646716 gene encoding uncharacterized protein LOC119646716 — MGFFNKVFVLSMVLVVAGCPLRGRQIRNLQERFNFHTIIFPCPGRFWSDTFIKEINSPVLFIVNSSSFDTKRLSNFNNLFIISVGGHQQDLPSISKCTSNFLGILRRGKTILWINYIVRTPSKDTVPYFEYMWTKKILDVVAIFDSESASNQAFTYNPFASFKVENISSQRDIFLDKLGNLHGFPITTLIKRDEPRIFRYKDYNGRTKLGGYGAKIFQAFLKKHNATLEEYLMPNTTYLNIEVLINLLSDGNVSISIHPYAQAGLPTDGSYPIGLMDECIMVPAPQEIIPSKYLLVSFPSQVWMLLFGTAILTLTQNLYLNKFMAGKFELGLAFLDTASALVWQPFGSGARNNSWKQRCVRISVAIFGFFIASIYGSRLASVFVTKLFQPPLETKEDMIRAKLKILMIQVEFEFLRNIIHPQEFRDLIVPAGIDVVKAYRMFFNSSYGYAIPDDRAMLFLLQQKYLKRQLVLYTKVCLATMHVGFNMPMDSPFKDIFSRVLLQTIQSGLYFKWYEDAFDEAVEAGIFTRQITDENMATPISVAHLTLAWTILFGGLSCSLLWFLIEITSKKYLLHAFNNLRRKHNLP; from the coding sequence ATGGGCTTCTTTAACAAAGTTTTCGTGTTGTCTATGGTGCTAGTGGTCGCTGGTTGCCCCTTACGCGGAAGACAAATTCGTAATCTGCAGGAACGGTTCAATTTCCACACTATCATATTTCCCTGCCCAGGACGGTTCTGGAGTGATACTTTCATCAAAGAAATCAACTCACCCGTTCTTTTCATTGTTAATTCATCAAGTTTTGACACAAAAAGATTGTCAAATTTCAACAATCTTTTCATCATATCGGTTGGAGGACATCAACAGGATTTACCGTCAATCTCAAAATGCACCTCCAATTTTTTGGGAATATTACGGCGTGGAAAAACCATCTTGTGGATAAACTACATAGTGCGAACACCCTCCAAAGATACTGTACCTTATTTCGAGTATATGTGGACGAAAAAGATCCTGGATGTTGTCGCAATATTTGACAGTGAAAGTGCTTCGAATCAAGCTTTTACTTATAATCCATTTGCTTCATTCAAAGTGGAGAACATCAGCAGCCAAAGAGATATATTTCTCGATAAGCTTGGAAATTTGCATGGATTCCCCATAACAACTCTAATTAAAAGAGATGAACCTCGAATATTTAGATACAAAGACTATAACGGAAGAACGAAACTTGGAGGATACGGTGCGAAAATATTTCAGGCTTTTTTGAAGAAGCATAATGCAACCCTGGAAGAATATTTAATGCCAAATACAACCTACCTGAACATAGAGGTTTTAATAAACTTACTTTCTGATGGAAATGTTTCCATTTCAATCCATCCTTACGCTCAAGCGGGATTGCCAACTGACGGAAGCTATCCTATTGGTTTAATGGACGAATGTATTATGGTTCCAGCCCCTCAAGAAATCATCCCGTCTAAGTATTTGTTGGTATCCTTTCCTTCTCAGGTATGGATGCTACTGTTTGGAACCGCTATTCTTACGTTAACTCAAAAtctatatttaaataaatttatggcCGGGAAATTTGAATTGGGACTAGCCTTCTTAGACACTGCAAGTGCACTCGTATGGCAGCCATTTGGAAGCGGCGCTAGGAATAACTCTTGGAAACAAAGGTGCGTCAGGATTAGTGTGGcaattttcggatttttcatTGCGAGTATATATGGATCACGTTTAGCTAGCGTATTCGTTACAAAGTTGTTTCAACCGCCCTTAGAAACTAAAGAAGACATGATTCGGGCTAAACTAAAGATACTTATGATTCAGGTTGAATTTGAGTTTTTACGTAACATTATTCACCCCCAGGAATTTCGAGATCTCATAGTTCCTGCAGGAATTGATGTAGTGAAAGCATATCGTATGTTTTTTAATAGTTCTTACGGGTACGCTATACCAGATGACAGAGCAATGCTCTTCCTTCTCCAGCAGAAATATCTAAAACGACAGTTAGTCCTTTACACTAAAGTTTGCTTAGCGACAATGCATGTAGGTTTCAATATGCCGATGGATTCTCCTTTCAAGGATATTTTTAGCAGAGTTCTGTTGCAAACCATTCAAAGTGGTCTGTATTTTAAGTGGTACGAGGACGCCTTTGACGAGGCTGTTGAAGCTGGAATCTTTACAAGACAAATAACCGATGAGAATATGGCGACACCGATCAGTGTGGCCCATCTAACCCTTGCCTGGACCATCTTGTTCGGTGGACTTTCTTGTAGTTTGCTTTGGTTTCTCATTGAAATCACATCGAAGAAATATTTGTTGCATGCTTTCAACAACTTAAGAAGGAAACACAATTTGCCATAA
- the LOC119646710 gene encoding uncharacterized protein LOC119646710, which yields MSSPVLFIVNSSSYDTKRLSNFNNLFIISVEGHQQDLPSISKCISNFVGILRRGKTILWINYIVRTPFKDTAPYFEYMWTKKILDVVAIFDSESASNQVFTYNPFPTLKVENISGQRDIFPDKLENLHGFPITTLIKRDEPRIFRYKDYNGRTKLGGYAAKIFLAFLKKHNATLEEYLMPNTTYLNIEALINLLSDGNVSISIHPYAQAGLPTDGSYPIGFMDECIMVPAPQEIIPSKYLLVSFPSQVWMLLFVTAILTLTQNLYLNKFMAGKFELGLTLLDIVSGLAVQPFGSGAGNNSWRQRCVRISVVIFGFFIANIYGSRLASAFITKMFQPPLETKEDMIRAKLKILMIQVEFEFLRNTIQPQEFRDLIVPAKVDVVNAYRMFFNNSYGYAVPDDKALFFLLKQKYLKRRLVLYTKVCLATMHVGFNMPRDSPFKDIFSRVLLQTFQSGLYLKWYEDAFDEAVEAGIFTRQITDENMATPISVAHLTLAWTILFCGLSCSLLWFLIEITSKKYLLHAFNNLRRKHNLP from the coding sequence atgagCTCACCCGTTCTTTTCATTGTTAATTCATCAAGTTATGACACAAAAAGATTGTCAAATTTCAACAATCTTTTCATTATATCGGTTGAAGGACATCAACAGGATTTACCGTCAATCTCAAAATGCATCTCCAATTTTGTGGGAATATTACGGCGTGGAAAAACCATCTTGTGGATAAACTACATAGTGCGAACACCTTTCAAAGATACTGCACCTTATTTCGAATATATGTGGACGAAAAAGATCTTGGATGTTGTCGCAATATTTGACAGTGAAAGTGCTTCGAATCAAGTTTTTACATATAATCCATTTCCTACCTTGAAAGTGGAGAACATCAGCGGCCAAAGAGATATATTTCCCGATAAACTGGAAAATTTGCATGGATTCCCCATAACAACTCTAATTAAAAGAGATGAACCTCGAATATTTAGATACAAAGACTATAACGGAAGAACGAAACTTGGAGGATACGCAGCTAAAATATTCCTGGCTTTTTTGAAGAAGCATAATGCCACCCTGGAAGAATATTTAATGCCAAATACAACCTACCTGAACATAGAGGCTTTAATAAACTTACTTTCTGATGGAAATGTTTCCATTTCAATCCATCCTTACGCTCAAGCGGGATTGCCAACTGACGGAAGTTATCCTATTGGTTTCATGGACGAATGTATTATGGTTCCCGCCCCTCAAGAAATCATCCCGTCTAAGTATTTGTTGGTATCCTTTCCTTCTCAGGTATGGATGCTACTGTTTGTAACCGCTATCCTTACGTTAACTCAAAATCTATATTTAAATAAGTTTATGGCCGGGAAATTTGAATTGGGATTAACCTTGTTAGACATTGTAAGTGGACTAGCAGTGCAGCCATTTGGAAGCGGCGCTGGGAATAATTCTTGGAGACAAAGGTGTGTCAGGATTAGTGTagtaatttttggatttttcattGCAAATATCTATGGATCACGTTTAGCAAGCGCATTCATTACAAAAATGTTTCAACCACCCTTAGAAACTAAAGAAGATATGATTCGAGCCAAACTAAAGATACTTATGATTCAGGTTGAATTTGAGTTTTTACGTAACACTATTCAGCCCCAGGAATTTCGAGATCTCATAGTTCctgcaaaagttgatgttgtCAACGCATATCGTATGTTTTTTAATAACTCTTACGGATACGCTGTACCAGATGATAAAGCCCTGTTTTTCCTCCTGAAACAAAAATACCTAAAACGACGGTTAGTCCTTTACACTAAAGTTTGCTTAGCGACAATGCATGTAGGTTTCAATATGCCGAGGGATTCTCCTTTCAAGGATATTTTTAGCAGAGTTCtgttgcaaacctttcaaagtggTCTGTATTTGAAGTGGTACGAGGACGCCTTTGACGAGGCTGTTGAAGCTGGAATCTTTACAAGACAAATAACCGATGAGAATATGGCGACACCGATCAGTGTGGCCCATCTAACCCTTGCCTGGACCATCTTGTTCTGTGGACTTTCCTGTAGTTTGCTTTGGTTTCTCATTGAAATCACATCGAAGAAATATTTATTGCATGCTTTCAACAACTTAAGAAGGAAACACAATTTGCCATAA